DNA sequence from the Alkalilimnicola ehrlichii MLHE-1 genome:
CGGTCGGCCAGACGGCGGCCGGCGGCGATGGCCACCGGGGTCAGCGGGTGGTGACCGATGATGTCCCCCACCGCGTAGACGCCCTGGACATTGGTCTCCTGGTAGGCGTTGACCGGGATACTGCCGTCCGCGTTGCGCGCCACGCCGGCGGCCTCCAGCCCCAGGCCGTCGGTGCACAGATCACGGCCAATCGCCCAGATGACCTGGTCGTAACCACCGATATGACGGCCGTCCTCCAGTGCCAGCGTCAGGGTGCCGTCATCGGCACGCTCCAGCGCCTTGGGCACGGAGTGGGTCTGCAGTGTGATGCCGTCCTGATCCATCGCCTCCAGCAAGCTGTCCCGGACCAGCGGGTCGAAGCTGCGCAGCGCCGCCTCGCGCCGGACCACCAGGTCGGTCTGAGTGCCCAGGTGGTGCAGCACGCCGGCCAGCTCCACCGCAATGTAGCCCGCCCCCACCACCGCCACGCGGCGTGGCTGCTGGGCCAGTTCGAAGAAGCCGTCGGAGTCGATACCCAGTTCCTGGCCCGGGATGTCGGGACGGCTCGGCCGCCCGCCGGTGGCCAGCAGGATGTGGCTGGCGGTGTAGCGCTCGCCGTTCACCTCCACCGTGCGCGCATCGGCCAGGCGCGCCTCACCGGTCAGCAGCGTGATACCGGACTTGTCGATATTACGCTCATAGATCCCGTTCAGGCGTCGGATGTAGGCGTCACGCCGACGCTTGAGCTCGGCCCAGTCCAGGGTGGCAGGGCCCACCCGGAAACCGTAATCAGCGGCCCGGTGCAGCGCATCGGCCGTGTGCGCCGCGCTCCACATCACCTTCTTGGGCACGCAACCGACATTGACACACGTCCCTCCCAGCCGCGAACGCTCCACCAGCGCCACTTTCGCACCATAGCTGGCGGCCCGACGCGCGGTGGCCATACCACCACTGCCACCCCCAATCACCAGCAGGTCGTAATGCGGTTCCATCGGTCAGCTCCTTGTTCGTTGCCCGGTTTCCGGGTCAGCCCCCGGCGATACAGAATCGCTCTATGTTACACGAGGCCTGTATCAGGGTAATTCGCTCAGGTACTCATCCAGACCGGCGACATAATCCTCCCGGCTGACGAGGAAGCCGGTGTTGTGGTCGCCCCGCAGTTCGAGCAGCCCCACCGGGCGGGCGGCCGCCCGATATAGGGCCTCACCGTGGTGGAAGGGGACGATATCATCCTGCCGGCTGTGGACCACCAGGGTCGGCGCCTCCACCCGGCTGACCGCCTCGCGGGCATCCAACTGCAGGCGCGCCAGCAGGCGCACGGGGAGGAAGGGGTAAAGCTCGGCCCCCAGGTCCGGCGCGCTAGTGAAGGCGGACTCCAGGATCAGGCCGCGGACCGGCTGCCGGGCCGCGGTCCGGGCCGCCACGGCCGCACCCAAGGATCGGCCGAACAGGATGACCTCCTCCGGAGCCAGGCCCTGCTGCCCCTCCAGCCACGTCAGGGCGGCCTCCGCATCCTTATAGACCCCCGGCTCATCCGGCCGCCCCTCGCTTCGGCCGTAGCCGCGATAGTCCAGGATCAGCACCGATACCCCCAGTTCGTGGAAGATCTCCAGCGAATCCAGGCGATGGGAGATGTTGCCGGCATTCCCATGCAGGAACAGCAGCGTGCCCCGCGGCGAGTCGTGGGGCAGCCACCAGGCGTGCAGGCGCAGTTCGTCGGCCGTGGTCAGCCACACCTCCTGGTAGGGCAGCCCGCGGGCCTCCGGCGTGGCCACCAGCTCGCGCCCAGGAATATGCGGCAGGAAGACCAGCCGGTTCTGCCCCAGGGCCATGATGAGGCTCATCGCCAGCCAGGCCAGCAGGACGGTGCCACCAATGATAACGACGGCTCTGAGCATGCTATCTCCGTGATCTGCCCGGCAATCCTGTCATGAATCCAACGTTGATTATTCGCGACAGTCTGCCAATATGGCAAAAGTCGGGTTACATGCTTGACCAGTCTGACTCAGGACTGCCGAATCCCTCGAGTGCATCGTGTGTTCAGCAGCCTCCCAGCCAGTCCGGGCAACGCTTGCAACCCGGCGGGGAACGCTTTACGTCAAGGTTTTCAGAGGTTGCTGTCATGGCAGAACGCGAGACCGGTACGGTCAAATGGTTTGATAACGCCAAGGGGTTCGGCTTCATCCAGCGCGAGCAGGGTGAGGACGTGTTTGTGCATTTCCGCGCGATCCGCGGTGAGGGCTTCCGCTCGCTGGACGAGGGCCAGCAGGTGGAGTTCAACGTGGTTCGCGGCCCCAAGGGCCTGCAGGCGGAGGACGTGGCGGCGGTCTGAGCCCGCCTCGACTGCATGTCCGGACGGGGGCCTGACGGCCCCCGTCCGCGTTCTGCCCGGCGTGAGCCGACTCAGCCCGCCGGGTCCTGCTCGGCCAGGGCGATAATATGCGCCCAGTGATCCGGCTCCACCGGCATGACCGACAGCCGGTTCCCCCGGGCCAGCAGCTTCATCCCCTCCAACTGCGGTTGGCGTTTGAGTTCGTGCAGGGTCACCTTGCGCGGCAGTATCGCCTTGAATTTCACGTCCACCAGGTACCAGCGCGGCTTCTCCGGGTCGCTCTTGGGGTCGTAGTGCTTGTCATCGGGGTCGAACTGGGTGGGGTCGGGGTAGCCCTCGCGCACGATCTCGACGATGCCGACAATACCCGGCGGCTTGGTGTTGGAATGGTAGAAGAAGGCCAGGTCGCCGACCTTCATCTGGTCGCGCATCATGTTGCGCGCCTGGTAGTTGCGCACGCCGTCCCAGGGTTCGATCTGGTCCGGGCGCTGCTTCAGGTCCTCGATGCCGAACTCGTCCGGCTCCGACTTCATCAGCCAGTAGTTCATGCACTCCCCCGGTTGCAAGCCAATAATCGGCGCCAGTTTTGCACAGCGCGACGGGGTTTGTCTTATCGGCCCGGGCGGCTGTTGGGACATGCCGGGGAGGGGCGGAGATCGGGATGGGGCGACTTATGCGCACCGAGCAACGCAGCAAAAGAGCGGAAAAAAGGCGCGCCTGTCCGAGCGAAGCGAGTTCGCGCCGCCGCTCTTTTGCGAGTAGCGCAGGGGACCCCGAAGGGGTGCGCATTCGGAGCCCCATCCCGATCTCCGCCCCTCCCCGGCATGTCCCAACAGCCACCTTGGCTAGCGCCTGACCGAGCCGTTTCGCGGGATCCAGATTCCCCGCTCCGTCGCCACCCCGTGCAGCGGGATATCCCAGGGGGCCAGGGGCAGCTCCGGGACGTGCTGGAAGGACCAGGCCACACCCAGCAGGCGGGGGTGGGTGCGCCAGCGCCAGCGCCCGAGGAAGGCGAAGCTGGCATCGTAGAAGCCGCCGCCCATGCCGAGCCGGCCGCCCCGGTGGTCGAACGCCACCAGCGGCGTCAGCACCAAGTCGAGATCCCGGGGGCGCAGTAACGGGGAGCTGTTGGGCAGCGGCTCGGGGATACCGAACCGGTTGGGTCGTAGCGGCCGCCCCGGGCACCAGGCCCGGAAGCGCAACACCCGGCTGCCGGGGCGCACCACCGGCAGGTAGAGGGTGATCCCCCGCCGGTGCAGACGCCGCATCAGGGGCAGCGGGTCCATCTCACCGTCGGCGGGCATGAAGGCGGCCAACCGGCGGACGTTGCGCAACAGCGGATGGCGGGCCACGCGGCGGGCGAGCTGGCGGGCGGCCCAGCGGCGCACGGCCATGGGTTGCGCACGGCGGCGGGCGCGCATAGCGTGGCGCACCTGCTGCCTGTCCAAGGGGTCCTGAGGGGGTTCGACCGACATGCCGATCAGCTTACCAGAGCCATCACACGGCCCCGATAGGGAAAGAAAGACGCCCCCCGCCTGTGCCGTGCGGGCATCGCCCTTGAACCCTGAGGTCCAGGTGGGGATATCGGGAGCGCCTTAGGCTTTCCGCTACCAGGGCGGACATGCACACCAGCCACTCCACGCCTTATCCCCTGGCGATTACGTTGAGGCTCAAGAATACTTAGCCCGCGCTCGTACACCGCAGGGGGCGTGAGTCCATGATGGACCAGGGGCACCGGCGCCGTCCAGTCCTTTCGCCCCGACCCCGTT
Encoded proteins:
- the gorA gene encoding glutathione-disulfide reductase encodes the protein MEPHYDLLVIGGGSGGMATARRAASYGAKVALVERSRLGGTCVNVGCVPKKVMWSAAHTADALHRAADYGFRVGPATLDWAELKRRRDAYIRRLNGIYERNIDKSGITLLTGEARLADARTVEVNGERYTASHILLATGGRPSRPDIPGQELGIDSDGFFELAQQPRRVAVVGAGYIAVELAGVLHHLGTQTDLVVRREAALRSFDPLVRDSLLEAMDQDGITLQTHSVPKALERADDGTLTLALEDGRHIGGYDQVIWAIGRDLCTDGLGLEAAGVARNADGSIPVNAYQETNVQGVYAVGDIIGHHPLTPVAIAAGRRLADRLFGGQADRHLDYRYVPTVVFTHPPIGTVGLTEPEARAEYGDDEVEVFTTRFVAMDYALGEDKRRSAMKLVTVGDNRRVVGAHLFGVGSDEMLQGFAVAIRMGATKQDLDDTVAIHPTAAEELVTLPG
- a CDS encoding alpha/beta hydrolase; its protein translation is MLRAVVIIGGTVLLAWLAMSLIMALGQNRLVFLPHIPGRELVATPEARGLPYQEVWLTTADELRLHAWWLPHDSPRGTLLFLHGNAGNISHRLDSLEIFHELGVSVLILDYRGYGRSEGRPDEPGVYKDAEAALTWLEGQQGLAPEEVILFGRSLGAAVAARTAARQPVRGLILESAFTSAPDLGAELYPFLPVRLLARLQLDAREAVSRVEAPTLVVHSRQDDIVPFHHGEALYRAAARPVGLLELRGDHNTGFLVSREDYVAGLDEYLSELP
- a CDS encoding cold-shock protein, with protein sequence MAERETGTVKWFDNAKGFGFIQREQGEDVFVHFRAIRGEGFRSLDEGQQVEFNVVRGPKGLQAEDVAAV
- a CDS encoding EVE domain-containing protein, yielding MNYWLMKSEPDEFGIEDLKQRPDQIEPWDGVRNYQARNMMRDQMKVGDLAFFYHSNTKPPGIVGIVEIVREGYPDPTQFDPDDKHYDPKSDPEKPRWYLVDVKFKAILPRKVTLHELKRQPQLEGMKLLARGNRLSVMPVEPDHWAHIIALAEQDPAG
- a CDS encoding 5-formyltetrahydrofolate cyclo-ligase translates to MSVEPPQDPLDRQQVRHAMRARRRAQPMAVRRWAARQLARRVARHPLLRNVRRLAAFMPADGEMDPLPLMRRLHRRGITLYLPVVRPGSRVLRFRAWCPGRPLRPNRFGIPEPLPNSSPLLRPRDLDLVLTPLVAFDHRGGRLGMGGGFYDASFAFLGRWRWRTHPRLLGVAWSFQHVPELPLAPWDIPLHGVATERGIWIPRNGSVRR